One Paenibacillus sp. SYP-B4298 genomic window, CTTTGAGGCCGTGCGGGTAGCCGCTGCCATTCCATTTTTCATGATGATGCAAAATAATGTTACGGGTGACAGCCAATTCATTCTTGAAGAAGCTGTCATTCAGCTCGCTATGAATCTTCTCCAAAATATCGACACCGATTAGCGGGTGCATCTCAACAATCTGCCTCTCATAAGAGGTCAGAGGGCCAGGCTTGTACAAGATTCCTTCCGGGACGCCGGACTTGCCGATGTCATGCATGATGCTGGCATGAATGATGCTCTGCACATAATCATGGTCGAGCTCCAGGTTCAGGCGGTCGTTATGGGCGTGGACAAGCCGAGTGGTCAGTTGCTGTACCCGTGTCAGATGCTCCTCAATGGCCGGGTCGCGAATCTCGCAGGAGATCGCCAGCACCTTGAGCAGTACACCCTGAATGCTGCTGCGTCTCTCCTCCCCGACATATATTCCCTCCCGTAGATGCTCCAGCACGCGGAAGACGCCAATGTAGTACCATTGCCCCTCCGTATAGTAGGGGGTAATAGAGATGGAAGAATGCCATAGCTGGCCATTACTCTTCTTGTTAATAAATACACCTGACCAGCCTTGCTTCTGATGCAGTGCCTGGCGCATGCTGTCATAGGTGGCGGCTGATGTATACTGTGTCTTGACAATACTGGCTGGGGAGCCAATGATCTGCTCGCGTCTGAAGCCTGTGATCCGCTCGTAGATCGGATTGACATCCATGATGCGATGACTCTCATCGGTGATCATGACTGCATCTGTCAGTGCAAGAAAGCTCCGCAATGTTTCATTCATAAACCCTACTCCTGCTTGATTATGTAGTCTGAACTTGATTATAGGATAAGGGAGCGCAATCAGCAAGAAGATATGGAAACAAGTAGTCGGTGGTTTCATGCAGCGGCGGTCAGAGGAGAGGGACGATTACAGCACGGGCACACTTATGTTATGGTTATGATAGTCATGATGGAATGGAGAGATGCTTCATGTTTAACCGGGAGGCGTATGCCGGATCAAGAGAGGAAAATTACGAGCTGCTGCTGAAGCAGTTGGAATACTTGATGGAGCCGGAGCTGCCGGCTGTGGCGAATCTGGCGAATGCGGCGGCACTGCTGGCGCAATGCTTGGTAGAGACGAACTGGGTAGGCTTCTATCTGCTGGACAACGGCGAGCTGGTGCTGGGTCCCTTCCAAGGGCTGCCGGCCTGCACGCGTATTCCGGTGGGGCGGGGGGTATGCGGAGCAGCGGTGGAGCGGGAGGAGGCGGTGCTGGTGGCGGATGTCCATGAGTTTCCCGGTCATATCGCCTGTGATGGAGCGACGAATGCAGAGGTCGTCATTCCGCTGCGCGCAAAAGGAGAGATCGTCGGCGTACTTGATATTGACAGCCCCGTGAAGGGAAGATTCGATGAGACAGATGTTCGGTATCTGATCCGGTTCAACGAGGTGCTGGGTCGCTATCTGTAAGCAACGATTCTCATCCTTGCCGTTAATTCGGTGTGGGAGCAGCTAAAGTTGGAGTCCCATCGTAACCAGGTCACGCCGTATGCCGTCAAGCTCGGCCACGCCGGGGTAGTACCCCCACTGGGTAAAGCCGAACCTGCGCAGCAGCGCCATACTGGGCTCGTTATGAGCGAAGACAAAGCCGAGCACATGATCAATGCCAAGGGAAGGGCATTGGTCCAGCGCATAGCGCAGCAGCCGGCGTCCAATACCGGCGCCGCGATACGAGGCGGCTACATAGACGCTGAATTCGGCTGTACAGGCGTAGGCCGGGCGGCCATAGAAGGCGCTCAGGCTTGCCCAGCCTGCCAGGTCGTGCTCTCGTTCGATGACCCAGATCGGATGCTTGCTCGGCTTGTGTGCGTCGAACCAGTCTTGTCGGCTCTCCACGGTCACTGGCGCCAGGTCGGCGGTAACCTGCCTGGAGGCTATGGTGGAGTTGTAGATGGCTACAATGGCTGGCAGATCGGAGGGCTGGGCCAGTCGAATGCGCAATACCCCGTCCTGCTCGGCGGAAGCTTGGTTCATCGCTTTTCGCTCCTTTTCAGTATGATAATTGGGCAACAGCTACAGAATAACAACAGTATACCGAAGAAATGGGGAACGAGAAAGGATATGCCTTTACATACATAAGGGGGGTATGGTATTATATGAGCAACAGAGGTGATAATGATGGAAAAAGAAGCTTATCGTTCGCATACAAGCGATCAGCAGGAGCAGTTGCAGATTACGGGAATGACCTGTGCTGCCTGTGCAACACGAATTGAGAAGGGCCTGAACCGGCTGGAGGGGGTGCGGTCGGCAGCGGTCAATCTGACCATGGAGACCGCGCATGTGGATTATGACGGCGATGCGCTGAGCGTAGACGATCTGATCCGCAAGGTGGAGCAGCTTGGCTATCAGGCAGCAGTGAAGTCCGACAAGCGCGAGGAGGAGGCTGCACGCAAGCGTGAGGAGCTATCGCGCCACAAGCGGCGATTGCTCGTATCGGCTGTACTGTCATTCCCGCTGCTGTGGGCGATGGTTAGCCATTTCTCATTTACATCCTGGATCTGGATGCCCGATATTCTGATGAATCCATGGCTCCAGTTGGTGCTGGCGACTCCGGTTCAATTCGTAATCGGCAGTACCTTCTATATCGGCGCCTACAAGGCGCTGCGTAACGGGAGCGCCAATATGGATGTGCTGGTCGCACTCGGCACTTCGGCGGCCTTCTTCTACAGCTTATACCAATCGATCCTCAGCATTGGCAATCCGCATCATCATGCGGAGCTGTATTACGAGACCAGCGCCGTGTTGATTACGCTCATCCTGCTCGGCAAGCTGTTCGAGGTGCTGGCGAAGGGTCGTTCCTCCGAAGCAATTCGCCAGTTGATGTCGCTGCAGGCGAAGACGGCGCTCGTTATTCGAGAGGGACAGGAGCAGCACATTCCCATCGAGGAGGTCATGACTGGGGATAGGCTGATCGTGCGTCCAGGCGAGAAGATTCCGGTTGACGGCAAGGTCATTGAGGGCAGCTCCACGGTGGATGAATCGATGCTGACCGGAGAGAGTCTGCCCGTGTCCAAGCAGCCGGGAGGGCAGGTTATCGGCGCTACGCTCAATAAGAATGGACGGCTCGTCATGGAGGCGACGCGCGTCGGCAAGGATACGGCACTTGCGCAGATCATCCGGGTGGTTGAGGAGGCGCAGGGCTCCAAGGCTCCGATCCAGCGGATTGCCGATGTCATCTCGGGCATTTTTGTCCCGATCGTGGTCGGGATCGCGGTTGTGGTCTTTGCCCTCTGGTTTTTCTGGGTGGAGCAGGGCAATGTCGCCGGGGCATTGGAGAAGGCGATAGCTGTGCTGGTCATCGCTTGTCCGTGTGCGCTTGGACTGGCGACGCCAACGTCTATCATGGCCGGCTCCGGGCGTGCGGCTGAAGCGGGCATTCTGTTCAAGGGAGGCGAGCACCTCGAGGCAGCGCACAAAATTACAGCGGTTATGCTCGACAAGACCGGTACAGTGACGAAGGGCAAGCCAGAGCTGACAGATGTATGGGCAGCAGCGATGGAGGAAAGCCGCATGCTTCGGCTAGTAGGCGCGGCCGAGCGTGGTTCGGAGCATCCGCTGGCTGAGGCGATCGTAGCGGGCATTCGCAATCGAGGGCTGGAGCTGCCAGATGCTGCGGAATTCGAGGCGCTCCCAGGCTATGGAGTCGTGGCTGTAGTAGAGGGCAGTCGTGTAGCTGTCGGTACCCGGCGTCTGATGGAGCAAGAAGGCATCGACATCCAGGGCGCGCTGGCAAGGATGGAGCTGCTGGAGGCAGAGGGGAAGACGGCGATGCTGGTGGCAGTGGATGGAAGCTATGTCGGCCTGCTGGCTGTGGCGGATACGGTCAAGCCGACCTCAGCAGAAGCGATTCGCAAGCTGCATGAGGCTGGCCTGGAGGTGTATATGCTGACAGGGGACAACGAACGAACAGCCAGGGCGATTGCCGCCCAGGTAGGGATTGAGAAGGTCATCGCAGAGGTGCTGCCGGCAAGCAAGGCCGAGGAGGTCAAGCGGCTGCAGGAAGCAGGGTATAAGGTGGCGATGGTTGGCGATGGCATCAATGACGCCCCGGCGCTTGCGACAGCGGATCTCGGGATTGCCATCGGCACCGGAACCGATGTCGCGATGGAGGCGGCAGATGTTGCGTTGATGCAAGGTGATCTGAACAGTATCGTTGATGCGCTTGCCTTGAGCAGACGGACGATGGTCAATATTAAGCAGAATCTGTTCTGGGCGCTGGCTTACAATGTCATTGGCATTCCAGTTGCCGCTGTCGGCCTGCTGGCTCCGTGGCTTGCAGGCGCGGCGATGGCGCTCAGCTCGGTGTCCGTCGTGCTAAATGCGCTGCGGCTGCAGCGCGTCAAGCTGCGATAGAGCATATATTCCATAAAACAGAAGCCTCCGCATCCACTGAAAGTGAGACGGAGGCTTCTGTTCGGAATAGAGGCAATACGTCAGCTATAGCTCCAGTAGTTCTGCGATATAGGCTGCAGCCTCCGAGTCCTGCATGAGCGGCAAGGCGACGACGGTGAGGGCAGGCTCCTCCTGCGTGCCCAACTGCCTGTCCCGGACGGATAGAAAGCCTTGCTCTGCCAGCTTCATCAGAGCATCGGCCGGGCAGCGGAGAACAGACTTGGGCTGTCCGTTCTCCAGCCATGTGCGGAACCGTTCCTGGTTCTGATCCTGATTATTGACCAGATAATGAAGAGTCAGCATCGTGGCTGCATGACCGACCTGCACAGCCGCGACGTTAGGCGGCATATTGAGCGCTTCATTGAGTACATAATATTGCGTCCAGTTCATTGCATCGTGTGACGTCATATTCCAATCTCCTTTGGATTCCTCGGATTTGGTCTCCCGGCAGTGGAAGCGCCTCGCGCTATTGCTTCGACATCGATGAGCGGGCAGTGTTCGCCGGCTGTAGAGCAGCCCCGCTACGGTTGCTGGCTGCTGTGATGATCTCGGACTGCCTGTCAATGCCTACATTCATAAATATCGAATGGCAGCGGGATTTATGACTTCGAATTGAACGAATGCATGTCAGGTCGCATGTTGCTGCATATGCATATGCTTATGCTATCTTCAGCTCATATCTGCTTCCTGTATGTTTCTTAGCGTAAACACAGCAGCCAGGATACCAACAATGGCTAATCCTAAGGGAAACAGAAAGATCTGGTTTAACGAGAAGCCGTTCGTATTGCCATTCATCAGCCCGCCAATGATGATCGCTGCGACGATCGTTTCGACTGTGGAATACTTGCGCATGCCGAAGTAGAGTGGAATCATGACGATACAGGCCGCGCACAATGCATTCCATGCCAGCTTTGCCAGCAGTGTCCACACGATGTCCATGGTTAGCTGCTCCGGGATAAAGTGAAAGTACTGCTCGGCAATGACCAGCAGCGTGCCCATAATCAGGCCGGTCAGCAATATCATATTGAAGGTCCACAGGAAGACCAGCAGCAGCTTGGCCGTCATCATGCGGTAGCGGCTGACCGGGTAGGTGAACATCAGCGTCATGCTCTTGTTGCGAAATTCGGCGATGACGATGCGAGAGAGCAGGGCTGCGCCGTAGATGGTAAACGTAATATTCGCAAATGTTAATATGATGGAAAAGGCTGTGCTGTAGCCATCAAATTCCGGGAGGGGCTCCCCCGGGTTGTCGCCGAACAGTTGCCGATCAAAATAAAACAAGGAGAACAAGCCGATCAGCACGATCCAGGCAATCCATACCCCTCGCGAAATAAGGGGCAGCTTGTGCTTGCGCAGCTCCAACCGCATGAGATGTAGCATCGGTTATTCTCCTCCTTGAATCAACTGAACAAAATATTGCTCCAGCGATTGGTTTTTTCTATGGATGGCGTGGATCGGC contains:
- a CDS encoding HD domain-containing phosphohydrolase, producing the protein MNETLRSFLALTDAVMITDESHRIMDVNPIYERITGFRREQIIGSPASIVKTQYTSAATYDSMRQALHQKQGWSGVFINKKSNGQLWHSSISITPYYTEGQWYYIGVFRVLEHLREGIYVGEERRSSIQGVLLKVLAISCEIRDPAIEEHLTRVQQLTTRLVHAHNDRLNLELDHDYVQSIIHASIMHDIGKSGVPEGILYKPGPLTSYERQIVEMHPLIGVDILEKIHSELNDSFFKNELAVTRNIILHHHEKWNGSGYPHGLKGTSIPLEARIVSVVDVYDALTSRRAYKEIWPREKALAYLIEQRGKAFDPELIASFLSIMEPSST
- a CDS encoding GAF domain-containing protein — encoded protein: MFNREAYAGSREENYELLLKQLEYLMEPELPAVANLANAAALLAQCLVETNWVGFYLLDNGELVLGPFQGLPACTRIPVGRGVCGAAVEREEAVLVADVHEFPGHIACDGATNAEVVIPLRAKGEIVGVLDIDSPVKGRFDETDVRYLIRFNEVLGRYL
- a CDS encoding GNAT family N-acetyltransferase, whose product is MNQASAEQDGVLRIRLAQPSDLPAIVAIYNSTIASRQVTADLAPVTVESRQDWFDAHKPSKHPIWVIEREHDLAGWASLSAFYGRPAYACTAEFSVYVAASYRGAGIGRRLLRYALDQCPSLGIDHVLGFVFAHNEPSMALLRRFGFTQWGYYPGVAELDGIRRDLVTMGLQL
- a CDS encoding heavy metal translocating P-type ATPase — encoded protein: MEKEAYRSHTSDQQEQLQITGMTCAACATRIEKGLNRLEGVRSAAVNLTMETAHVDYDGDALSVDDLIRKVEQLGYQAAVKSDKREEEAARKREELSRHKRRLLVSAVLSFPLLWAMVSHFSFTSWIWMPDILMNPWLQLVLATPVQFVIGSTFYIGAYKALRNGSANMDVLVALGTSAAFFYSLYQSILSIGNPHHHAELYYETSAVLITLILLGKLFEVLAKGRSSEAIRQLMSLQAKTALVIREGQEQHIPIEEVMTGDRLIVRPGEKIPVDGKVIEGSSTVDESMLTGESLPVSKQPGGQVIGATLNKNGRLVMEATRVGKDTALAQIIRVVEEAQGSKAPIQRIADVISGIFVPIVVGIAVVVFALWFFWVEQGNVAGALEKAIAVLVIACPCALGLATPTSIMAGSGRAAEAGILFKGGEHLEAAHKITAVMLDKTGTVTKGKPELTDVWAAAMEESRMLRLVGAAERGSEHPLAEAIVAGIRNRGLELPDAAEFEALPGYGVVAVVEGSRVAVGTRRLMEQEGIDIQGALARMELLEAEGKTAMLVAVDGSYVGLLAVADTVKPTSAEAIRKLHEAGLEVYMLTGDNERTARAIAAQVGIEKVIAEVLPASKAEEVKRLQEAGYKVAMVGDGINDAPALATADLGIAIGTGTDVAMEAADVALMQGDLNSIVDALALSRRTMVNIKQNLFWALAYNVIGIPVAAVGLLAPWLAGAAMALSSVSVVLNALRLQRVKLR
- a CDS encoding aminoacyl-tRNA hydrolase; protein product: MTSHDAMNWTQYYVLNEALNMPPNVAAVQVGHAATMLTLHYLVNNQDQNQERFRTWLENGQPKSVLRCPADALMKLAEQGFLSVRDRQLGTQEEPALTVVALPLMQDSEAAAYIAELLEL
- a CDS encoding ABC transporter permease, which codes for MLHLMRLELRKHKLPLISRGVWIAWIVLIGLFSLFYFDRQLFGDNPGEPLPEFDGYSTAFSIILTFANITFTIYGAALLSRIVIAEFRNKSMTLMFTYPVSRYRMMTAKLLLVFLWTFNMILLTGLIMGTLLVIAEQYFHFIPEQLTMDIVWTLLAKLAWNALCAACIVMIPLYFGMRKYSTVETIVAAIIIGGLMNGNTNGFSLNQIFLFPLGLAIVGILAAVFTLRNIQEADMS